GTGGCATGCCCGGCATGATGTAAGCCGCCTGTCGGTCTTTGCTGACGATCAACTTCCAACAACTGACAACAATCAACTCATAAATCGAAGAAAGAATCCACAATGCAACTCAACCCTCTCGATGATCGCGTCGTTGTCGAACCTGCTTCCGCCGAAGAAACCACCGCTGGCGGAATCGTGCTGCCAGGTGCCGCTCAAGAAAAACCACAACGCGGCACCGTGACCGCTGTTGGCCCAGGCCGTCTGCTCGATTCCGGCGATCGCGCCGCCGTCGCTGTGTCGGTCGGTGATGAAGTCCTTTTCGGAAAATACGGCGGCAACGACATCGAAATCGATGGCGTCGAATACAAGATTCTCCGTGAAAGCGACATCCTCGCGAAAATCGAAAAGTAGTCAGTTGTCGGTTGTCGGTTGTCCGTGGTTGGTTGTCCGTCGCTTTGTGATTTCACTTCGTGACGAACACCCACGGCTGACAACGGACCACTGGCAACACACCGAAGACAACTGACAACGGACCACTCACAACCAACAACCCAGGAGCCTTTCCGTGGCCAAACAACTTTTATTTGACGACCGCGCACGGCTGAAACTGCTGCGTGGCATCGATACCCTGGCCGACGCGGTTGCCTCGACGATGGGCCCAACCGGTCGGAACGTGATTATCGACAAATCCTTCGGCAACCCCGTTGTCACCAAAGACGGCGTGACCGTTTCGAAGGAAGTCGAACTCGAAGACCCTTATGAAAACATGGGGGCCAAGCTCGTTAACGAAGTCGCTCAGAAAACCAGCGATGTCGCCGGTGACGGAACGACCACCGCCACCGTCCTCGCTCGGGCGATCTTCGAAGAAGGCTTGCGAAGCTTGACGCTCGGTGCCAACCCGACCGTCGTGCGGCGTGGCATCGACAAAGCCGTTGCCGCGGCTGTCGAGAAGCTCGAAAGCATGGCACGTCACATCGACTCCACCGCTCAAGTCGCACAAGTTGCCGCAATTTCCGCGAACAACGACGGCGAAGTTGGTGGGCTCATCGCTGAAGCTATCGAGAAAGTCGGTCGTGACGGCGTGATCACCGTTGAAGAAGGCAAAGGCAACGAGACGACTCTCGACCTCGCCGACGGCATGCAGTTCGATAAAGGCTTCCTTTCGCCTTACTTCGTCAGCGATGCCGAAAACATGAGCTGTGAATTGGAAGACTGCTACATTCTGATTCACGAAAAGAAGATCAGCAACTTGCGTGAGTTCGTGCCGATCCTCGAGCAAGTCGCTCAAACCGGCAAACCGTTGTTGGTCATCGCCGAAGACCTCGAAGGCGAAGCCTTGACGGCGTTGGTCGTCAACAAACTTCGCGGCGTGTTCAACGTCTGTGCGGTGAAAGCTCCTGGTTTCGGTGAACGTCGTAAAGCCATGCTCGGCGACATCGCCACCCTGACCGGTGGCACGATGCTCAGCGAAGACTTGGGCATCAAGCTCGAAAACGTCAAGTTGGAGCACCTCGGTCAAGCTAAGAAGGTCGAAGTCACCAAAGACAACACGACCATCATTGAAGGTGCTGGCGATCAGGACAAAGTCCAATCCCGCATTGATCAAATCCGCAAGCACATCGCCGGAACTGACAGCGAGTACGATCGCGAAAAGTTCCAAGAACGCTTGGCGAAGCTGACCGGTGGCGTGGCGATCATTTCCGTCGGTGCTGCCACCGAAGCGGAAATGAAGCAAACCAAAGCCCGCATGGAAGACGCCCTGCACGCGACGCGAGCTGCCGTCGAAGAAGGTATTCTTCCCGGTGGTGGCACCGCTCTTCTCCGCTGCATCGAAGCGGTTAAGGGTGTCAAAGGTCGTGGCGACGAGAAGATCGGTATCCAGATCATCTCCCGCGCTTTGGAAGCTCCGATTCGTCAGATCGTCAGCAACAGCGGACGGGACGGTTCGGTGATCGCCGACGAAGTCAAGGAAATGGACACCAACACCGGCTTCGATGCGAACAGCGGCGAATACGTCGACATGTTCGAAGCAGGTATTATCGACCCCACCAAGGTCGTCAAAAATGCTCTGTCCAATGCGGCGAGCATCGCTGGTTTGATGCTGACGACCCAAGTCTGCGTCACCCGCACGGACGATCCCGATGGCGGCGAAAAAGCCAAAGTCGAAGGCGCAATCCGGTAATCCGTAAGGAGACACCGGTTTATAATAAGCCCCGGTTTCGTCCGCGAAGCCGGGGTTTCTTTTGGTCGAATTCCAAAGCCGTGGGCATCCCCCAGCTGACTGCGACCACGAGAAATTTTGAGGGTTCGCGTCATTGGCTGGAGTCAGTTTTGCCGGGATTCTGGCGTTTCCTCGGGTTGGGGAACCGCCTACACTTCGGGCACGCAGCGCGAATGAATTTTGAGGATAGACGGAAGTGACAAGCTCCATGCCAGCTCAACGATGTTATTACGAAGTGTTGTCCGTCACGAAGACCGCTTCGAATGACGAGATCAAACGTTCGTACAAGAAGCTTGCGGTCAAGTACCATCCCGACCGAAACAAAGGCGACGAAGCCGCCGCCGAGAAATTTAAGGAAGTGGCCGAAGCGTACGAAGTTCTCAGCGATCCGGAGAAGCGCGGTCGCTACGATCGCTTCGGACACGAAGGCGTCAAGGGAGCCGCCAGCGCGGGAGCCGGTTTCGGTGGTTTCGACGACGCTATGGATCTTTTCAGCCAACTCTTTGGCGGACAGATGGGCGGCGGAAGACGGCGTCGCGGAAGTGGCGGCGGACAACGCGGCAACAGTCTGCGTACGGTCGTGGAAATCGATCTGTTCGAAGCCGCAACGGGTTGCCAACGCGATCTGGAATTCACTCGCAAAGAAACCTGTCAAACCTGTAGCGGTAGTGGAGCCAAACCTGGCACAACTCCGGAAACTTGTGACTACTGCAACGGGCAAGGCCAGGTCGTGCAGCGTGCGGGAGCGGGGTTCTTCGGCTTTCAAATGGCGACCGAATGCCCGGCCTGTCACGGTAGCGGAAAAGTGGTTCGCGATAAATGTTCCGACTGTCGTGGCGACGGTCGGCAAGACAAACAGATTCAACAGACGCTCGAAATTCCCCCCGGTGTCGATAACGGCAATCGAATTTCACTCCGAGGCGAAGGTGACGCCGGTCCGAACGGCGGACCACGGGGCGATTTGCTTGTCGATGTCCGCGTGAAAGAACATCCGTTGTTCCAGCGCGAAGGCGATCACCTTACGTGTCGCGTGCCGATTCACTATTCGCAAGCAGTTCTCGGTGCGAACATCGACATTCCCGTCCTCGAAAGCGGCGGAAAACATTCGCTCGAAATTCCCGCCGGCACACAACCCGGTGAAGTGATTCGACTCCGCGGACAAGGCATGCCGGATGTGCATAGCGGCAGTCGGGGCGATCTGTTCGTGCAAATCCAATTGGAAGTGCCCAAGTCGGTCGATGGCCGTCATGAGGAACTCATTCGCGAACTCGCCGAGATCGAGAACACCAACGTCACCCCGCATCGCAAAAGCTTCTTTGAAAAAGTCCGCGAGTTCTTCTCGCCCGACGATGACGAGTAGCCCGCGAGGTCCCATTTGTCGTGAGTCGGTCAGGCGATCCCTGACGAATTCCGGGTCCGAAACGGATTGCATCAAATCCCTCCTGACCGACGAACCCAAATTTCACCATTTCATATTTGCAGTCAATAGCCATGAGTGAACCTGAACGCCAAAACGAACCGGAACCCACACCGGACGACGTGGAAGAAGTCTTCGAAGAACAACCGCCGACCGCCGAGGAGGAGCACGCGAATTCCGACGAGCCGGCCATCAACGCCGAGCAACTCGAAGCGTTGCGAACCGAACGCGATTCCAATCGTGACAAATGGTTGCGGGCGGAGGCGGAACTCGACAACTACCGCAAACGCTCGCAACGAGACGCTGACGAGATTCGCAAGTATCAGTCCATCGGCTTGGTGCGGGACTTACTTTCCGGACTGGACAACCTCCGGCGAGCCGAGGAAGCAGCGGCGAAGTCAAAGAACGTCGACGAACTGCTCAAAGGCATTTCGATGGTCTCGGTGCAGTTCGAGAACACGCTCAAATCGCATGGCATCGAGCGGATCGAAGCGGAAGGTCAGCAATTTGACCCGAACCTTCATGAAGCGGTCACGCAGATTCCATCCGAGCATCCGCCGATGACCGTCATCACGGATTACGAACCCGGCTACAAACTTCACGACCGCGTCATCCGCCCGAGTAAAGTTGTGGTCTCCAGTGGACCGGCGGATGGTAGTTAGGCCGTCGCCTGACGAATTCATTCTGTTTGAAACCGCCAATCTCAGGTTTAGCCTGACCTACTTCCTACCCCGTAAACTCAAGGGTTTCTTGAATGCCCACGTACGATTATCGCTGTGAAGCCTGCCAACACGAATGGGAGTTGTTTCAATCCATCACGGCCACCCCGGAAAAGAAATGCCCGGCGTGTAACAAGAAGAAAGCCCGCCGTGTGATCGGTCCGGGAGCCGGGATTCTGTTCAAAGGCTCGGGCTTCTACGAAACCGATTACCGCAGCGATAGCTACAAGAAAGCCGCCGCCGCCGACAAGAAATCGCAAAGCGAAGCCAGCAGTAAGAGCGAATCCAAATCGGACTCCGGCTCAAAAACCAGCAAGTCTTCGGATTAATTTCTCGTCGACCGATCACCGATCATCGGGTGCATCTTCAGTGACTCGGAAGATTTCGCATTTGTGGAAGACGCCCATTCGGAACCTTCCACGCGGAAACCTATCCTTAACGCCCCCGATGGTTGGATTTCATCATCGCCCGAACAAGTTCTTCAAGCCTTTGCCAAGTTCGTCTTGAAGTTTCTTCTCGGGAGATTCGCCGCCAAAAATCTGATCACGAACTTGTTCCTCGACCGCTCCACCGACTGCCGACTCTGCAAGTCGACGCGCCAGGTCTTGCATCACACGAGCATCGACAGTGGGTCGACTGAGCGTGCCACCAATCGGTAGTCCGATGACCTGCCCCTTCAGCGGGGCGAGCCATTTGTTTTTCTGAATCCAATCGTCCTGCACCGGGATTTCGGCGACGATGGCGAGCGAATCGTCCAGGAGCCCGACTCGCCCACTGGTTCGGATCGGCACATCGTCGATGGCCATCGTCAAACCGCGATGCGTCACAAAGCCTTCGGAGACGCGGAATTCAATGTTCTGCTTGGGCAGCGTGAGCAATGCTTTCTCCGGGTCGACAATTTGCCCGCCCGCACCACGATTGATGAGTGACTTCACCTGCTGCGCGACCTTGAACATCTCCGCCGCCACCGGACCGGGCCGCACACGCGCCTGCTCAATTGCCAAGACGCCAGCGGTGTTCATCCGCATGGGGTCGGCAAGCGGAACCTGACCGCCAGCCAGCCGCAACGAAAATTGCCCGTCCGCACGTGTGGAGTCCGCCAACATCGGAGCCACATACTTCAACCATTGCCCGCACATTTCTTGCGAAAGCACGACATTGTTGAGACCACTTCCGTTGTCGATTGTGGCAACCAACGGGTCGCGAAGCGGAAGCGTCGTGCCCAACGATGCCTGTCCCGTAGCCCCAACCGCGGAAACAATCGATTGATTGAGCGGACCAAGCCGCAAGGCACCGTTGGCAAGATTCGCGGTCAATTCCGATGCCCCACCTTGAAGTCCGTAGGCACTCACTCCATCCCAACCGATCGAAATGCGAGCGAGCAAATCCTTCGCCACATAGCCCTGCTCACCCGTGGGTGTGAATGCCGGTCCCCGGATGGCGAAGTCACGTGTTTGGCGTCCGGTGAATCGCACATCGTTGCCGATCCACGGTCGTAACCGTTCGCTGGCTGAATTCATGTCGCACGCGAATTGTCCTCTCAGATCGACAAGACACACCGTTGACGGTTGTTTGACCTCACCGACACAATTCAATTCAATCGGTCCGCCCAGCAACGTGAGTCGCTCGAAGACCGCATGATCACGGGCGGAGTCGTAAGTTCCTTTGCCTTGGCACGAAACCCGATTGTCAGCGAACAGTGGCGTCCGCGGATCTTGCGGATCGGTCACGACGGGATCTTCGATTTGCAAATCCCAATCGGCTTGCGTTCGCGACTCCGAAACGGCCAACTGAATCTTTCCGACAGCCGTGCCTTGGGTTTGATATGTCGGCGGCGTGTTGGGGTCTCGTAACCAGGACAACACGGTCGGCAAATCGCCACGGAAGTTGATGTTCCCGGCGATTGTCGTCGGTGCATTCGGTGCGAATCGGCCATCCAATCCGTCCACGCGAAGACTCAACGCGGGACTGGTCCAAACCAATTCGGAAGCCACTGCACGAGCCAACACAGATTGCCACTCGGCTTCCCCTCGGATGCGGACTTGTCGCTCGTTGAAGTTGATGCCCTCGGCACGAATCCAAAGCGGTGTGAAGTCGGCGATCAAATTTTTCGCCGCGACCCGAACCGGAGAGTATTCGACATCGACCGCGATCGCGGTTTGTCCTTGAATGGTCCAACCTTCGAGATCGACGATCGGTTTCAATCGAGTCGCCCATCGCCCGAGATCACCTTTCATTTCCGCCCGCAGCATCGCGGTGCCGGTGGTGAGGGGCCATTCGCACGCGGCGGTTTGGCGAATGTTGAGGTCATCGTCACCAGAGCGAACTTCAAAAGTCGCATTCTTGATCGACTGCGATTCGCCGACGGATAGATAATCTCCGGATGCAGTGATCGTCAGTTGGTCTTCGGTCCATGTTGGTTGACCGGGAATCGCCAGCGAGAAACCGTTGGCAATTGCCGCAGCGGCTGCTTGCCATTCGCCGGGATTGAGTTGCCGACACGTCAACCGCGATCGCACTTGCCCCGCCAACCGCATGTCTCCCAGATCGATAAATCGACCGGCTTCTTGTGTGAGACGATTCAAGTCGCATTCGGCTTCCAAGGTGGCATCGTCAATGTGCCCCTCGCCACGGAGTTTGAGGAAATCGGATTCGCAAAGAATTTCGTCGATTTGCGGACCGGTGTCCGTCATCCTCGCTTTGGCGTCGATCGCGAGCGGATGTTCCCAGACGATCTCCTGGCCATCGGCGTTGGCAACTAATCGCGAAGTCCCGAAACTGGCATTCCAAACGCGAACGCCGTCGCGGTCCTCCGGCTGAAGCGACGCGGACAACGTGCCCTCCGTAATTTCCAAACCCTCACGAAGCCGAACCGTTTGCGGCAGCATTTTCGCGAGCCGAGCCAAATCCACAATCGCCGACGCCGTGAGATCCGACTCGTTGAACGATTGCGTCAATTGATCGAGATTGGAAGACTCACCAGCACGATTGAGATCCACACCGCCTTGCACGTCGATTTTCGCCGCATCGGAATTCAACGTGAACTTCGCAATTTTCAGTTGTCCCGCATTCAATTCCAGGTCGGTTTCGGTGGCGAAGAACTCGGCTCGCAATTGCTCCTCGCCAAACCATGCAGGGTTACCGATCGCGAGTTGCGTGGCGTTGAGTCGACCATTGGTTTTAAGTTGCAACTCCCCGTCAGCTTCCTGCCAATCGAGCTTCAGATCACTCACCAACACACCACCAAGTTGCAACTCGGCAAGAAACCGCCGCAGAGGTTTGGTCAGCGTGCCAAGTCGCAAATCTTGAGTCTTCAACGCCAGATCGCCTTGCCCGATGCCCAAAGTTTCGTCTTCGATTGGCAGTGTCCACGAAAGTTCGGTGTCGAACTGACCGGCGGTGCCAGGGCTGTCGGGTGAGCCGATTTTCGAGGCGACTTTTGCGACGAGCGGTGCCGTTAGTTCGTAGGGTTGCACGAACTCGACAGCCAACTCCGACAGCCAAACCGACTCGGCCGTCTCACCGTCCACGACGGAAACCGTGCCTTCGTTGACAACGACATCAAACGACATCGGTGCGTCGCTACTTTCGGCGGCGATCATTTTGGCCAATGTGTCTTCGAGGTTGCTGCCGTCCTCGTGGAGTCGAACATCGATGTGCGGTCGAGTCAGCGTCCACCGCCCCAATCGCGACGCATCCAACGCGAGTTCCCAGAGTTTCTTGCTACTCTCGACCTGTGGCACGGTCAGCAGTGGTTCATCTTCGGTGTCGTATCCGGTCACGTCGTACAGGACAACCGGCGCAAACCAACTGAGGGATGCTCCCCCGGTTTCGATGTTCCCGGAGTAGTCCGCGAAGATCGTGGGAAGAATGTGTTGTCGGAGTTCCGTCTTCGCCACGATCATCGGTGCGACGAACACGAACGCCACCAGCAGCACGCTGGAAACGAACACGAACCGCACAAATTTTCGGAAACGAGACGGTCGAGGCGTATCGGTATCCGTACCGGGAACGCCAGCATTCGAGGGAACCGCAACCACGGCATCACCCGCTGATTTGAGAGACGAAGAAGTGAGATTGAGAAATCGCGAGATCGGATTTCGGTTGTCTGTATCTGCGGAGGACACGAAGAAGCTTCGTGCTTCGTCGTCACCACGAAACAGAACCCGAACCGATCAAGTTTCAGTTTTTAACAGAGAGGATAGAACGGCCTGAGTGCAGCCGTTCGCGCGGGATGATACTCAGGAATGGAAAAGTGAACAAGACCGAAACCGTTTCATCCGAACGGATGAAATGCCAGACTAAATGTGTCCGCGACGGCTTGGTTGGTCACCTGGCGATCGTGCATGTTCACCGCGGCCGCGATGCCCGGCGTTTGTGTGGCGGCGGTTTCCAGACCGTCGTTGGCGATGCGGAGCACGTACGGAAACGTCACGTTGCACAACGCGTACGTGCTGGTCCGACCGACGGCACCGGGCATGTTCGTCACGCAGTAATGAACGATGCTGTCGACAATGTAGGTCGGCTCGGCGTGTGTGGTTGGTCGCGTGGTTTCAATGCATCCGCCCTGATCGACGGCCACATCAATGATCACCGCACCGGGTTTCATCAGTTTCAAATCCGCTTTGGAAACCAACTTCGGTGCCCGTGCGCCAGGAATGAGGACGGCTCCGATGACGAGGTCGGCCAACTGAAGTTGTTCGCGGATGTTGTGACGATCAGAAAACAACGTGTTCACGTTCGCGGGCATGATGTCTTCGAGATACCGTAGCCGATCGACGTTGATATCGAGAATCGCCACATCCGCCTGAAACCCGGCGGCAATCTGAGCGGCGTTCTTGCCGACGACTCCGCCGCCGAGAATCACAATATGGGCCGGCGGCACACCGGGCACACCGCCGAGCAAAATTCCGCGGCCTTCCTGCGGACGCTCCAAGAACTTGGCTCCTTCTTGGATACTCATTCGCCCGGCGACTTCGCTCATCGGCGTGAGCAACGGCAAATCACCGCTCGGTCCCCGCAGAGTTTCGTAGGCGATGGCCGTGACACCGGTGTCCAAAACGCTGCGAGTCAGGACTTCATCCGCAGCGAAATGGAAATACGTGAACAGCATTTGATCAGCCCGCAACATTGGCCATTCCGACGGCTGCGGCTCTTTGACTTTCACTACGAGTTCCGCATTGGCGAACACCTCTTCGGCGGTCTCGACGATTTCCGCACCGTTTTCCACGTACAATTGGTCCGCAATGCCGCTCCCCAGACCGGCTCCCTTTTGAACCAACACACGATGCCCGGCCGCCGTCAGTTCTTCCACACCGACCGGCAACAATGCCACACGGTACTCGTCTTGTTTGATCTCGCTGGGGACACCGACGATCATGGTGATGAACTTTCGAAGAAAAAATGGTCCGATTCCACGTCTGAAACGTAGAGTAATTCTAGAGCCCGTTTCGATGATGTGTACCGCTGAAGAACGGGAATCCATCAGCCGAAACACAGCCAATCGTCAGGCGGTCTCGAACATCATTCGTCGGAACGGTTGGTATTGCAACATCCTTCTCAAATCACCATATCAACGCCAATCAATCCGCAAGGGCTACTGGGAAATCAGACATGAGCAAAGAATACACCATTCGCCGCAAGGTCTTCACACTCTTCGGCGCGAAGTTTCACATCTACAATTCCGCCGGTGACCTGATTGGTTTCAGCAAGCAGAAGGCGTTCAAACTCAAGGAAGACATTCGGATTTACACCGACGAAACCATGAGCGACGAACGCTTGCTGATTTCCGCCCGTAGCGTGATCGACTTCTCAGCGGCCTACGATGTGATCGACAGCCGGACGAATGAAACCGTGGGCACGTTGCAGCGGAAAGGGTTTAGTTCGATGTTCCGCGACAGTTGGGAAGTCATGGATGAAGACGGACATCCCGCGGGGAAGATTCAGGAAGACAGCGCGTTCTATGCGTTTATCCGGCGGTTCGGCATGAACTTCCTACCGCAAGCCTTTCACATGGACGATATCGACGGTCACGAAGTTGCACATTTCCGCACGCACTTCAATCCGTTCATCCACAAGATGACGGTCAGCGTTCATGACGATGCTTCGGTGCCGCCCATGTTGGTATTGGCTGCGGGGATCTTAATGGTCGCAATCGAGGGACGCCAACAGTAGCCGCGTCCCTCGAAACCGATGTCGTTCAACCGGTGGTGATTTTCTCGTACGCTTCACCTTCGTTGAGGGTGGGGCGTTCGGGTCGGCCTTTGTAATGGTAGACGACTTCCATGTGATGCAGACCCAGCAAGTGCAGAATCGTCGCATGGAGATCGTGCACGTGCAGACGATCTTCGATCGCATGAAGACCAAGTTCGTCGGTCGCTCCGATGGTCTGACCGCCTTTCACACCACCACCGGCCATCCACATCGTGAATCCGGTGGTATTGTGATCGCGACCGTTGCCCTTCTCGCTCATCGGTGTGCGGCCGAATTCGCCGCCCCAGATCACAAGCGTGTCATCGAGCATGCCGCGTTGTTTGAGATCGGTCAGGAGTGCGGCAACGGGTTTGTCGCTCTCGGCACAGCGGTCGGCGTGGTTCCGTTCGATGTTGGAGTGGGCGTCCCACTTACTACCGGAACCGTGATAAAGTTGCACGAATCGCACGCCGCGTTCGACCAATCGTCGAGCAAGCAGACAGTTCCGACCGAAAGCAGCGGTTTTCTTTTCGTTCAAGCCGTAAAGGTCCTGGGTCTCTTTGGTTTCCGCAGTCAAGTCGATGGCCGACGGAGCCGTCGCTTGCATCCGGAACGCTAATTCATACGCGGCGATTCGGGCATCCAATTCGGTTTGGAATCCCCGTGGTTGGGCGTGCTGACTGTTGAGTTGGTTCAGAAAGTCCAACTTCGACGTCTGACGCCGATCCGAAACGCCCTTCGGAGCCGATAGGTTCGGAATCGGGCTGCCCGACGGCGAAAGATGGGTGCCCTGATAAACCGCCGGCATGAAACCGGTGCCCCAGTTTCGCGGACCGTTCGTTGGTTTGGTCGCGGAATCGGTCATCACCACAAATGCCGGTAGTGATTGGTTCTCCGTACCAAGACCATAACTGACCCACGCACCGAGACTCGGTCGCCCGGCGACCGGCGTGCCGGTATTCATCTGGCAAACACCGCCCGAGTGGTTGATGCCATCGGTCCAACACGAACGAATCACGGCAATGTCGTCGACACACTTCGCGGTCTCGGGCAGCCAATCCGAGACCCAAGTGCCGGATTCCCCGTGCTGCTTCCATTTCCGTTTGGAACCGAGCAACGGGGCGTTGTACTCGCCCATCGGTGTGATGACCTCACCGAAACTGTCCGGCAGTTGTTGACCGGCCAACTCGTTGAGTTTCGGCTTCGGATCAAACGTGTCCATCTGGCTGGGACCGCCCTCCATGAACAGAAAGATCACGTTCTTTGCGGTCGGCTGAAAGTGCGTCTGCTTTGGAGCGTATGGCGAAGTGCTCGCGGAGGCTTGTTCCGATTGCAGCAGATGAGCCAGGGCAATCGAACCAAAACCCGTACCGCCCTTGAGCAGGAATTCACGGCGAGAGGAGTAACGCGGAATATGAGGCATGGCAGTAGGATCCCATTGTTCGACATCGACGTATCTAGACAATCTTAAACGATCCCGAGACGTTTGTCGCGGTAGAAATCTGCATCGGCGTTAGATCAGGAGGCAAATTGATGAATCATGACCACTGGAAAACTTTCGACGTCAACGCTCTGCAAACGCGAATTGACGCCGGTTGGCAGCCGAAGTACCTGTTCTTCTGGGGACACACCCCGAACGGTGATCAACCGGTCGGAAAATGGTGTTTCAGCCAATGGTGGGAAGTACCGTTCATCGTTGACGAGGAAACCTACCAAACCGCCGAACACTACATGATGGCGGAAAAGGCCCGTTTGTTCG
This region of Thalassoroseus pseudoceratinae genomic DNA includes:
- a CDS encoding DUF1501 domain-containing protein, producing the protein MPHIPRYSSRREFLLKGGTGFGSIALAHLLQSEQASASTSPYAPKQTHFQPTAKNVIFLFMEGGPSQMDTFDPKPKLNELAGQQLPDSFGEVITPMGEYNAPLLGSKRKWKQHGESGTWVSDWLPETAKCVDDIAVIRSCWTDGINHSGGVCQMNTGTPVAGRPSLGAWVSYGLGTENQSLPAFVVMTDSATKPTNGPRNWGTGFMPAVYQGTHLSPSGSPIPNLSAPKGVSDRRQTSKLDFLNQLNSQHAQPRGFQTELDARIAAYELAFRMQATAPSAIDLTAETKETQDLYGLNEKKTAAFGRNCLLARRLVERGVRFVQLYHGSGSKWDAHSNIERNHADRCAESDKPVAALLTDLKQRGMLDDTLVIWGGEFGRTPMSEKGNGRDHNTTGFTMWMAGGGVKGGQTIGATDELGLHAIEDRLHVHDLHATILHLLGLHHMEVVYHYKGRPERPTLNEGEAYEKITTG